DNA from Solanum stenotomum isolate F172 chromosome 3, ASM1918654v1, whole genome shotgun sequence:
CGCATGAGGTGTTCCTCCAAGCCGGACAAACGTCTTATTCTCAttggtaataataataataatactcgCAGTTGGTTGctatcttttttcttcaaatctgCTCTCTTTGTTATGATTTGTTTGTGCGTATGTGGTGTGCACTGTCAAAATTCTTTCTTTTGGTTGTTTTTATGGTTTTTGCATCTAAATGGCTATCAGATCCGCATTTTTGCTATTTTGTCGCAGTGGGATTAGCTTACtgctttgttgggttttgcttTTTTCCCCTAAATTGCCATCAGATCTACAGTTTTTACAGTTTAATGGAGGGGTATGTTGAAATTGGGTAGTTTATTTTGCTGTTGGGTTTTGCTTCTTGGGGTTATGGGAGTGGGGGGAGTTTGTGTGTACTTGGAAACAAGATGAAAGTTCTCGAATTTAGGGGGATTTTGTGGTTTAAAGGATGAGGCAGGATCTTTGCTTAGAGCAGGTTTGcttttgttaattttgttaAGTGAAGAAGTGATCGACGAGTAAAATTGCTCGCCTTTTATGGTttcaaatctaaaaaaataatatgcacATTCAAGCTACGATAGTATTCCTTAAAAGAGTTACGAGCGAACCATGCTTTCAAGTTAAAATAGGGAATATGTCAGAGCATCTGGTTTCTTGACTATTTATAGGTTATTTGGTAACAAGAAAATCCTAGCTTTCAGGATACAAGACAATGAGAGTTCAAATCAAGTATGCATAAATCTGAAGGTGATTTCGTAGTGTCTTGTTTGTTTTTTGCTAATATTGGGAGGAAGTAGCAGTAGTGCAGTACCCTTCTCAAGTAAAGCTCTCTCTCTATATGGTTATATTCCATGATGATTTTCCTTTTGGAAATCTGTTTGTAATTCAAATTACTACCTGCTCAACCCTTGCAATGGTAAACCAAGGTTTCATCCTTTGGTTTGGAGTGCATAAACTTGATTTGCTCTGCAATAATGtatgtacaacaacaacaacaacaacaacatatctagtGTAGTCCCACAAATGGGGTATGGGGAGGGTAGGATATACACATAttttacccctacctttgtgggggTAGTGAGGCTGTTTCtaatagaccctcggctcaaaaaAAGTTTAATCAAAGCAGGGATGTTTCTAATAATCTAGTGTTTCCGTAAGTTGTAATTATTGCTCAACCAGCCTCAAAAGACATACGAGGAAAAAGGACCTCAAGAAAAAATTAGCtgttatatttttgcatttcaaTGATTAATGACTTTGAACGCTTGTCTTCTATGCCCCTCATCACCAGCATAACAGCAAAAGTAGTTACCTGGTTGGTAGCATATGACCTTCTAGGAGCATTGTTATCAATATTGTATGTAGAAAGgccattatcaaaaaaaatatattgtatgtaGAAAGGCAAAAAACTTTACTATGGATTCCCCATGCTTCGGAAAGGAGACTAGACAATAATTGACCTCCTATCTCATGttgggtcttttggtctttttttcttctctaagCTTTTTGCATGCTCGTAGGGGGGTGATGTGTAGCTGGTCGAAAGTTTTAGCCAAGGATCTATATTTGGATTTGGGTTTGGAGCTGGGTTTTTCTGAATGAGTTATAACAATTTTCCTTTTTCCAATTGCTTAGTATTTACTTCGTGGCAATAGTGTTTTaacattattgttgttgtttatatGGACAAATAATGTCATCCATGTGCTCAATCTGAATTCATTTTGGGTGTTGACATGTCATCATATGGACTTATacatcaaattatgaatagttCTGTCATGCTTTGCCAGATTTTTGTGATAGATAAATCTGTAgattttccttctttccaaCTATTGTAGTGTTAAGATCtctaaaaactttaaaaaaattctgcAGGCCCACCTGGATCAGGGAAAGGAACGCAATCTCCTATCATTAAAGATGAATATTGCTTGTGTCATTTAGCCACAGGGGATATGCTGAGAGCTGCTGTTGCTGCCAAAACACCTTTGGGCATTAAGGCGAAGGAGGCCATGGATAAGGTCATATTGAGTgttctttaaattattattattatatgtttcTGACTTCTTTCAAGTTCCAACAGGAGAGTATAAGGGAAAGCAACAATTGGTTTTCCTTTTCTCAGTAAAATTGTTTTTGTACTACTATCTTTTCAGGGAGAACTTGTTTCTGATGACTTGGTTGTTGGGATCATAGACGAAGCATTAAAGAAGCCATCATGTCAAAAAGGATTCATTCTTGACGGGTTCCCTAGAACTGTGGTGCAAGCAGAAAAGGTTATTTTCCTGTTAATCcttacttatttatgtttatgtGGACTTAATGTGCAATTCCTGTCAGCTTTGATTGAATCCTTGCACGATTATCATGTCTCGCTCTACTTATTGCAGCTTGATGTGATGCTTCAAAATCGAGGGACTAAAGTTGATAAGGTTCTTAATTTTGCGATTGATGATGCCATCTTGGAAGAGAGAATTACCGGACGTTGGATCCACCCAGCTAGTGGTCGGTCATACCATACAAAATTTGCACCTCCTAAAGCACCTGGGATAGATGATGTAAGATAATAGAACCaaagtttttagttttatttgttgTGATAATACCATCTCTTCCCCTCTAGCTcgtcaaaaataataaagtactGTAGCTTTTTTTGCTGAAGGTAGTTCATTGTAGTGTGTCTTCATACGCTTagcaattgattattttacaattttaatatcttttttgtCTGCTGTGCAACTTAAATTCTGTCAGACAAACTTACCTTCATAACTTTCTCTATTAAGGACtgtcaaccaaaaaaaaaaaaggaacattcTATATTAAGGATAGTTCTCTGACATCTgaatctaattcaattttatttttctacgtGAAGGTCACTGGAGAGCCTTTGATACAACGAAAAGATGATACTGCTGCTGTTCTCAAGTCAAGGCTAGAAGCCTTCCACAGGCAAACTGAGCCGGTAAACATCTGTTTATCTCTGACTTATTGAGGggaaagggaaagaaaaaaagaacgaAACACCTCTGTGTATCTAGTCGCTTTGGTAGAGAGTTAGGAAAACTAGGAATTGCATTTGGGAATCCGACATAATAATCTATAAGATGTTTCGCAACATTTTGCCAAATATTTTATACACGGTATAGCTTTCATTTGACCTAATAatgtttgtttgatttggtCCAAAGACGTAAAGCCAATAATCATTGTTGTAGTCTGTTTGGACTCTTCGTTAGTTTCTGTCCTCCATGCTAAAGCTGTATTGGATTAATGTACAGGTCATTGACTACTATGCCAAGAAGGGTAATGTAGTGAATCTCCCTGCTGAGAAACCACCACAGGCGGTCACAGCTGAAGTCAAGAAAGTTCTCTCCTAATGGAAGGATGCTAACTTTTTTTGGTTTAAGGATTGAAAATTGAACTATGAATTTTGGTTAACCAGCTATATTTCTATTTTCCCTTTCATGGCACTAGCTGGTTCAACCCTTTATGAACGTCACAAAGTGTTGGtgaatttattttacttttgacATTGCTCTTTAGTGAGCTTTTGCAGAGTGCAATAGGAATTGACACAAAATTATTACTCGTACCAAGTGAGAATGAATTCGAAGGAGTGTAACAGAAGATACACCATTTTGAGTTATGTGGGAGGGTAATAGAAGCGGCTTCTAGGTTCTGGAAATGCTATTTTCATGTCGGAAACATTAGTATTATCTTTCTGCAACAAATTGTTATCAATTGCAGGTTGCTCCACAAGAACATATCTCTTACGTTCTTCTTTTTAGAAGAAAATTGTCTGTTTACATTCTGAAATAACGTTTCAAGAGGTTTAAGTCCGAACCCCTATATGAATTATCTATGTTATGAGAAGAAATAGAAGATACTTTCTCATTTTGTACTAATCgatgtgtttttttttagcCTTCTTTAGTgatcaaatattgtaagttcAACTTGAGCATTCGAAGATAATAATTGGAGAAAGAAACAGAAATGGGAAGTGTATGTTAAATGACCTAGTAATACTACTATTTCATACACAACacaaaaacatacaaaattTATTACATGTTGGAGACTGAACGGGAATAGTTTAGTTTATGTAGGGCATTCGGGCCCAGTGTGCGATCTGAATTTAGTTGGGTTcaatatgagttttttttttggggaactttcacatatagccatttaaaaatagcctaattactcttcatagctatagtttgataattataattcgtagctacatgttatatggaggagagaggcgagcgagactgggagagagaggagagaggcgagagagaggggGCAAAGAGTGAAagaaaggtgaattgtatatgtatatatgttagataattgtatattatacatgtgcatttgtatatatggcaagcgagattgggagagggaggagagaggcgagcgagagagggcagagagtgggcgagaggtgaattgtatatgtatataggttagataattgtatattttatacatatgtatttgtatattctggcgaattatacatatacaaatgtgacaaattatacaaacttgAAGTCAGCCCgcataattaatgtataatgttagtcgtgagtggtaattatagcaaactatagctatgatgagtaattaagtagtataagtttgcttaagcgcgtaattttcccttctttttttttcctgatgTGCCTGAAAATCGATAAACCCCACCATGAGTTTACCAGCAATCAGGCAAGTCAGTTGACACTCTTTCGCCTTTgcaaatatctaaataaaaatcCTAGCTTTGTCACTATCTCTGCGAGCCGAGTGAAAGGTCTACAATGTTCAATAAGTAGAACTGTGAGGGATCTCTCTCTGCAATTTGCGAAAAAATAAACAGAGAAAACTGCAATAGAAATTTGCTTAAGTTCTGGCGGGGAAAGGAAGAAAAGAATCTTGTAACCAACTTAACTGTATATAATATCTTTTACCAAAATCTCCTCCTTCATCACTTCTCTGAAAATTTTCTGTTA
Protein-coding regions in this window:
- the LOC125860458 gene encoding adenylate kinase 4, translating into MSTSSVNLEDVPSESLMSELLRRMRCSSKPDKRLILIGPPGSGKGTQSPIIKDEYCLCHLATGDMLRAAVAAKTPLGIKAKEAMDKGELVSDDLVVGIIDEALKKPSCQKGFILDGFPRTVVQAEKLDVMLQNRGTKVDKVLNFAIDDAILEERITGRWIHPASGRSYHTKFAPPKAPGIDDVTGEPLIQRKDDTAAVLKSRLEAFHRQTEPVIDYYAKKGNVVNLPAEKPPQAVTAEVKKVLS